A portion of the Acidobacteriota bacterium genome contains these proteins:
- a CDS encoding isoprenyl transferase, whose translation MLQDFSGIIEPGSRDEQLLKQIDFNRLPRHIAVIMDGNGRWANRRFLPRVAGHRAGVEAVRATVDTCARLGIGVLTLYAFSVENWKRPPFEIEALMTFLKEYLRKELDNIHKENIRFQTIGRMNELDESVRIELCSAIRKTADNTGMTLNVALNYGGRVELVDAFRKLMIDCEREGRNPESITETDISRHLYTTDLPDPDLLIRTSGEMRVSNFLLWQIAYSEIYVTNTLWPDFRRPDVFTAIVDYQKRDRRFGGLSENRRAVVNAS comes from the coding sequence ATGCTTCAAGATTTTTCCGGAATTATCGAGCCAGGGTCGCGCGACGAGCAATTGCTCAAACAAATAGATTTCAATCGTTTGCCGCGCCACATCGCAGTGATCATGGATGGCAATGGACGCTGGGCGAATCGCCGCTTTTTGCCGCGCGTCGCCGGACATCGCGCTGGAGTCGAAGCTGTACGCGCGACAGTTGATACCTGCGCACGGCTGGGAATTGGAGTTTTGACGCTGTACGCCTTCTCGGTCGAAAACTGGAAACGTCCGCCCTTTGAAATCGAAGCGCTGATGACCTTCCTCAAAGAATACCTGCGCAAGGAACTGGATAACATCCACAAGGAAAATATCCGGTTTCAAACTATTGGCCGGATGAACGAACTGGACGAATCCGTTCGCATCGAGTTGTGTTCGGCGATTCGAAAAACCGCTGATAACACCGGAATGACTCTGAATGTGGCGCTGAATTACGGCGGTCGGGTAGAATTGGTAGATGCTTTTCGCAAATTGATGATTGATTGCGAGCGCGAAGGTCGCAACCCGGAATCCATCACCGAAACCGACATTTCGCGTCATTTGTACACGACTGATTTGCCTGATCCTGATTTGTTGATTCGCACCAGCGGCGAAATGCGCGTCAGCAACTTTTTGCTCTGGCAGATTGCGTATTCCGAAATTTATGTGACGAACACGTTGTGGCCGGATTTTCGCCGCCCGGATGTTTTTACTGCCATCGTGGATTACCAAAAGCGTGACCGTCGCTTCGGCGGTCTGAGCGAAAATCGCCGCGCTGTTGTCAATGCCTCCTGA
- a CDS encoding phosphatidate cytidylyltransferase encodes MARVLTAIVFLPILFSALWLGAPIWFAAMAGLAILLGLYEYYALTKSGGQIQGMIAALAILAAFYFHRHELVLAVVAALVIVELLTQLFTNAGHEDFSHVLADAAVRVFGVLYIAALGGYIIALTVIDSPIPKLPAKLLTLFFMIVFAGDTGAYYTGRTFGRRKLAPRVSPGKTIEGLIGGLAGNVIAALIAHYWFFPELKVGLAIPLAIVMGLLGATGDLCESMLKRGAKAKDAGKLIPGHGGLLDRLDSMLFNAPLLYYFYVVFLR; translated from the coding sequence ATGGCTCGTGTTTTAACCGCAATTGTTTTTCTCCCGATTCTTTTTTCTGCTCTTTGGCTTGGCGCGCCGATTTGGTTTGCAGCAATGGCCGGGCTGGCTATTTTGCTTGGCCTTTATGAGTATTATGCGCTTACAAAATCAGGCGGGCAAATTCAAGGAATGATCGCGGCGCTGGCAATCCTCGCCGCTTTTTATTTTCATCGGCACGAACTTGTGTTGGCGGTGGTTGCTGCTTTGGTGATCGTCGAATTGTTGACTCAACTTTTCACCAATGCCGGGCACGAAGATTTCAGTCATGTTTTGGCCGATGCAGCGGTTAGAGTGTTTGGTGTTTTGTATATCGCGGCTCTAGGTGGATACATTATTGCCCTGACAGTGATTGACAGTCCGATTCCTAAATTGCCCGCGAAATTGTTGACCTTGTTTTTTATGATCGTGTTTGCGGGAGACACGGGAGCGTACTACACCGGACGGACGTTTGGACGGCGCAAACTTGCTCCGCGTGTCAGTCCTGGAAAGACAATCGAAGGATTGATTGGCGGTTTGGCTGGGAATGTCATCGCGGCATTGATTGCTCATTACTGGTTTTTTCCGGAATTGAAGGTTGGATTGGCCATCCCGCTGGCAATCGTGATGGGATTGCTGGGAGCGACCGGCGATCTGTGCGAATCCATGCTCAAACGCGGCGCAAAAGCCAAGGATGCGGGCAAATTGATTCCTGGACACGGCGGATTGCTGGATCGGTTGGATAGCATGCTCTTCAATGCGCCACTGCTGTATTACTTTTATGTGGTTTTTCTGCGATAA
- a CDS encoding 1-deoxy-D-xylulose-5-phosphate reductoisomerase, whose product MKQIAILGSTGSIGCNTLRVVEAFNGEFCVAALGAGSNVELLAEQVKQFHPRVVSVSDEASADRFRYELKKRGVIEWPKISIGVDGLSEVATVDGAEIVIGAVVGALGLLPTYRALELGRRVALANKETLVVAGELMTKAAEKSGAELLPVDSEHNALHQCLRGEKRHELKRLVLTASGGPFRTASREEIEQATPAQALKHPTWRMGAKITIDSATLMNKGLEVIEAHWLFNCSADEIDIVVHPQSVVHSMIELIDGSIIAQLGVTDMRHAIQYALTYPDRRHTQLPPLNLATLSKLEFFPPDTEKFPCVTLAYEALRAGGTMPAVLNAANEVAVAAFLDEKIKFGDIPKLIGAACKAHTFQPASNLNAVLAADKWSREWVTNHIKQEQVAVTANH is encoded by the coding sequence ATGAAACAGATTGCAATTCTAGGCTCAACCGGTTCGATTGGCTGCAACACGTTGCGCGTGGTTGAAGCCTTCAACGGTGAATTTTGCGTGGCGGCGCTCGGCGCGGGATCGAATGTTGAATTGCTGGCCGAACAGGTCAAGCAATTTCATCCTCGCGTAGTTTCGGTCAGCGACGAAGCCAGCGCAGATCGGTTTCGCTATGAATTGAAGAAACGGGGTGTGATTGAATGGCCGAAAATTTCCATCGGCGTTGACGGGCTGAGCGAAGTCGCCACTGTGGACGGAGCTGAGATCGTCATTGGCGCTGTGGTTGGAGCCTTGGGGTTATTGCCGACCTATAGAGCCTTGGAGCTTGGACGCCGAGTCGCCTTGGCGAACAAGGAAACACTGGTTGTGGCTGGCGAATTAATGACCAAAGCAGCGGAAAAGTCAGGGGCGGAACTTTTGCCAGTGGACAGCGAACACAACGCGCTTCATCAATGCTTGCGTGGCGAAAAACGGCACGAACTAAAGCGCTTGGTGTTGACCGCTTCCGGCGGGCCGTTCCGAACCGCCAGCAGGGAGGAAATCGAACAGGCAACTCCCGCGCAAGCGCTCAAGCACCCTACTTGGCGAATGGGTGCGAAAATCACGATTGATTCGGCGACGTTGATGAACAAAGGGCTGGAAGTCATTGAAGCGCACTGGTTATTCAATTGCTCGGCTGATGAAATTGACATCGTCGTGCATCCGCAATCGGTAGTGCATTCGATGATTGAGTTGATTGATGGCTCCATCATCGCGCAATTGGGAGTGACGGACATGCGTCACGCGATTCAGTATGCGCTCACGTACCCGGATCGCCGTCATACCCAACTGCCGCCGCTGAATTTGGCCACTCTGAGCAAGCTGGAATTTTTCCCGCCCGACACTGAAAAATTCCCATGCGTTACGCTTGCTTACGAAGCGTTGCGGGCAGGCGGAACGATGCCAGCGGTTCTGAATGCTGCGAACGAAGTCGCTGTTGCTGCTTTCCTCGACGAAAAGATCAAATTTGGAGATATCCCAAAACTGATCGGCGCAGCCTGCAAAGCCCACACTTTCCAACCTGCCTCCAACTTGAACGCTGTGCTTGCCGCTGACAAATGGTCGCGTGAATGGGTTACAAATCACATCAAGCAGGAGCAAGTAGCGGTCACGGCCAACCACTAA
- the truA gene encoding tRNA pseudouridine(38-40) synthase TruA, with protein sequence MNYRITLAYDGTEYCGWQIQVGQPTIQSVLNTALEKLEGAPVTTYAAGRTDAGVHAEGQVVSFRLTKEWNGVSLRNALNGNLPPDIRVLDATIAAENFHARFDAKGKTYRYRVFAAEVMNPLWARYAWHYPYRLDLEKLIADAQEFLGTHDFTAFTVVGCEAKTHVRTVTNVQIERDEEMLTLYFSGDGFLRYQVRTMVAALVEVNRGRQPKCPKALSIAKLIESRDRALIGAPAPAQGLTLLKVEY encoded by the coding sequence ATGAACTATCGAATCACGCTGGCGTACGACGGAACCGAGTATTGCGGCTGGCAAATCCAGGTGGGACAGCCGACGATTCAAAGCGTATTGAACACCGCGCTGGAAAAGCTGGAGGGAGCGCCGGTGACAACTTACGCGGCAGGTCGTACCGATGCTGGCGTCCATGCGGAAGGCCAGGTGGTTTCGTTCCGGCTGACCAAAGAATGGAACGGCGTGAGTTTGCGCAACGCACTCAATGGCAATTTGCCGCCGGACATTCGTGTGCTCGACGCTACCATTGCCGCCGAAAATTTTCATGCTCGCTTCGATGCAAAAGGCAAAACCTATCGCTACAGGGTTTTCGCCGCTGAGGTGATGAATCCGCTTTGGGCGCGATATGCCTGGCATTATCCGTATCGGCTTGATTTGGAAAAGTTGATTGCGGACGCACAGGAGTTTTTGGGGACACATGACTTCACGGCATTCACGGTCGTGGGGTGCGAAGCGAAAACCCATGTGCGAACTGTGACCAATGTTCAAATCGAGCGCGACGAAGAAATGCTGACGCTTTATTTTTCGGGTGATGGGTTTTTGCGTTATCAGGTTCGGACAATGGTGGCAGCGCTGGTTGAAGTCAATCGGGGCCGCCAGCCGAAATGCCCGAAAGCCCTTTCCATTGCCAAGTTGATTGAAAGCCGCGACCGCGCGCTGATTGGTGCGCCCGCACCGGCGCAAGGGTTGACGCTTTTGAAAGTCGAGTATTAG